The Candidatus Delongbacteria bacterium genome has a segment encoding these proteins:
- a CDS encoding response regulator — translation SMFVDRQRAEERANKLSRSVEQSSVSVAITNKKGEIEYVNPFFTKLTGYSFEEVKGKNFRILKSGHHSKAFYKELWDTILSGNDWNGELLNRKKNGELYWAKSIVTPIFNSEGIITNFLSIKEDITELKKMVEELVAAKEKAQESDRLKTAFLNNISHEIRTPLNGILGFSEVLISDDLSADDKQSILEHVQRSSNRLMNTVMDYIDMARIVSGSIEVHKKEFALKPFFEKIVEKTRPFCDSKNISLVVDCQDNLNSTLHSDSELIEKILNHLLDNAVKFSKDGIIKCGYRFQNDSVEFFVEDTGKGIAANKLETIFNIFTQEDYSDTRNHEGSGLGLSISKGLVDLLGGTISAISEVGTGSAFMFTVPCPRPKIVDEAPPAEVQNNVVATKPLIVIAEDEESNYMYLQIVLQKAGCDFLLAKNGKEAVEFCIQHPEIALVLMDIKMPVMSGIEATKRIREFRPHLPIIATTAYVQTGDKQRFIEAGCNGYLPKPIIKETLLALLNNYCKMPLKS, via the coding sequence AGCATGTTTGTCGATAGGCAACGTGCTGAAGAAAGGGCAAATAAGCTCTCTCGATCTGTCGAACAAAGCTCTGTTTCGGTTGCAATAACTAACAAAAAAGGCGAAATAGAATATGTTAATCCATTTTTCACCAAGTTAACGGGTTACAGTTTTGAAGAGGTCAAGGGCAAGAATTTTAGAATATTAAAATCCGGTCATCATTCCAAAGCCTTTTATAAGGAGCTATGGGATACTATTCTGTCCGGAAACGACTGGAATGGCGAGTTATTAAACAGAAAGAAAAACGGAGAATTGTATTGGGCAAAATCAATCGTTACGCCTATCTTTAATAGCGAAGGCATAATAACCAACTTCTTAAGTATCAAAGAAGATATTACTGAGCTAAAAAAGATGGTTGAAGAATTGGTTGCAGCCAAAGAAAAAGCTCAGGAAAGTGATAGACTAAAGACGGCCTTCTTGAATAATATCTCGCACGAAATCAGAACCCCACTCAACGGAATTTTGGGTTTTAGTGAGGTTCTGATTAGTGATGACTTGTCTGCCGATGATAAACAATCTATTTTGGAACATGTACAACGCTCGAGCAATCGGTTGATGAATACCGTGATGGATTATATCGATATGGCACGGATTGTTTCGGGTTCGATAGAAGTTCATAAAAAGGAATTTGCGTTGAAGCCATTTTTTGAAAAAATTGTTGAAAAAACACGGCCTTTTTGCGATAGCAAAAACATAAGCCTTGTGGTTGATTGTCAAGACAATCTAAATTCAACGCTTCATTCGGATTCGGAATTGATTGAAAAAATACTTAATCATTTGTTAGACAATGCAGTTAAGTTTTCAAAAGACGGTATTATAAAATGTGGATACCGCTTTCAAAACGATTCCGTTGAATTCTTTGTAGAGGACACAGGCAAAGGTATAGCTGCCAATAAGTTGGAAACTATATTTAACATTTTTACCCAAGAGGATTATTCCGACACACGAAATCATGAAGGCAGCGGCCTCGGTCTTTCCATATCAAAAGGCTTGGTGGATTTGCTTGGCGGCACCATCTCGGCCATATCTGAAGTGGGGACAGGTTCTGCATTTATGTTTACTGTGCCTTGTCCACGACCAAAGATTGTTGATGAAGCACCACCGGCAGAAGTTCAAAACAATGTGGTTGCAACAAAGCCTTTGATTGTGATTGCCGAGGATGAAGAATCGAATTATATGTACTTGCAGATAGTTTTGCAAAAAGCAGGATGCGATTTTCTTCTTGCCAAAAATGGAAAAGAGGCCGTGGAGTTTTGTATTCAACATCCTGAAATCGCATTAGTTTTGATGGATATTAAAATGCCTGTAATGAGCGGGATAGAAGCTACAAAGCGCATTCGAGAATTTCGTCCACATTTGCCTATCATAGCCACTACCGCTTATGTTCAAACGGGAGACAAACAGCGTTTTATAGAGGCCGGCTGTAATGGTTACCTTCCAAAACCCATTATTAAAGAGACATTGTTGGCATTGCTCAACAACTATTGCAAGATGCCATTGAAGTCCTAA
- a CDS encoding histidine kinase: MINLRSSDFHFKHFIFVLAIISHFSPLTLFSQTYGYKVFGAKDGLVSNQIWNIGQDSAGYLWLASVEGCSRFDGRESINFTKYNGLTTTQVWDFAFHHDTVFLLLNNHVNIIVDLKVYEWPLKEKLVYRSHRFITIDGNPTIWATRENGQDILFDIKKQKHLSGFDSILNIDKSSYGLFYNIKNRLFLHEVYNEQTQTEYYYEIYRGLNGVYTAAFDSKNKMVKPIIPNNHKIGIRCFYFHENDIIDKPDEFFLFESEISLNLKISEGFNVYNTEGKLKIFKDGEIIDTDMAFGAVHAFYMASNSNVWIATDGGLIHLYNDGIINYPVEKGYLKLSWSIFPKSLNDIWLGAFDSGLHHYVDGESFENITEKYNGYILSPYNGSTKGFKNDMVIPTGNKGLFVYDFDTKRYRLIPCSPKNDTYFVWKDTIANRILTGRDVVYYLNSDYTLDSIFQINKRPNLQRVNAVARRDSFYYFSSGNNLLEYNMNSGTQRWLGFQNVRFNSISMDRWRNLWAASDIGIYYLNPNDTISWMKDQHFWALKIDKKNRLFAVSKNGLYLMDLNRFYQTGKAVFVHFGEEEGFAGAGDQDAFFLDDDNKMWLPGTSNNVRIDADKLNLEPERLGTVLSRSIAYYDTTKIDIRDYAGKKIDYFFRDLSFNFHTICFNSPSKVRYQYRLVGYDREWSRPTVERQVRYTNIPPGEYSFQVRAALYGDFEEAEITKIDFEINSPFWQDWWFKMIALFIVLSIISLIAYHRIKKIRKTFEQEQKLRHLEMEVLQMQIRPHFIGNSLELIKGFIFEGNTKKSIDAINSFGKLIRDVTQNINQPYITLKEEIAIISNYLEFQKIRFSDGFEYCFDVPDKSVLTSTYIPPLLLQPFVENAIIHGFKGIKHQGKIEIKIINDVKYLVVEIKDNGVGIQSNSLLKTNGHHSVGVENSISRLKIFNQRINSENPIQIKSLDQGTLIQLKINKI; the protein is encoded by the coding sequence ATGATTAATCTCAGAAGCTCAGATTTTCATTTCAAACATTTTATCTTCGTCTTGGCTATTATTTCCCATTTTAGCCCTTTAACTCTTTTCTCACAAACTTATGGCTACAAGGTATTTGGAGCTAAAGATGGGTTAGTGAGCAATCAGATATGGAATATTGGCCAAGACTCAGCAGGTTATCTATGGTTAGCCTCCGTTGAGGGATGTAGTCGGTTTGATGGTAGGGAATCGATTAATTTTACTAAATATAATGGCTTGACTACTACGCAGGTGTGGGATTTTGCCTTTCATCACGACACAGTTTTTTTACTGCTTAATAATCATGTAAATATTATTGTTGATTTAAAGGTGTATGAGTGGCCATTAAAGGAAAAGTTGGTTTACCGCAGTCATCGCTTTATTACAATTGATGGCAATCCAACAATTTGGGCTACCCGTGAAAATGGCCAAGATATTTTGTTTGATATCAAAAAACAAAAACACTTGAGCGGTTTTGATTCAATTCTGAATATAGATAAAAGTAGTTATGGACTGTTTTATAATATTAAAAATAGATTGTTTTTACACGAGGTTTATAATGAACAGACTCAGACTGAATATTATTATGAAATTTATAGAGGTTTAAATGGAGTTTATACCGCAGCTTTTGATTCCAAAAATAAGATGGTTAAACCTATTATACCGAATAATCACAAAATCGGAATAAGGTGTTTTTATTTCCATGAAAATGATATTATTGATAAACCTGATGAATTCTTTTTATTTGAATCCGAAATAAGTTTGAATCTAAAAATCTCAGAAGGTTTTAATGTATATAATACCGAAGGCAAATTGAAAATTTTTAAAGATGGTGAAATTATTGACACTGATATGGCTTTTGGAGCTGTTCACGCCTTTTATATGGCATCGAACAGTAATGTTTGGATTGCAACGGATGGTGGATTAATTCATTTGTATAACGATGGTATAATAAACTATCCTGTCGAAAAAGGATACCTAAAGTTAAGTTGGAGTATTTTTCCTAAATCGTTGAATGATATCTGGTTAGGGGCTTTTGATAGTGGTTTACATCATTATGTTGATGGCGAAAGTTTTGAAAACATTACTGAAAAGTATAATGGATATATTTTATCGCCATATAACGGCTCGACAAAAGGATTCAAAAACGACATGGTTATACCCACAGGAAACAAAGGGCTTTTTGTTTACGATTTTGACACGAAAAGGTACAGGCTTATCCCTTGCTCTCCTAAGAATGATACGTATTTTGTGTGGAAAGATACGATAGCAAACCGTATTTTAACCGGCCGGGATGTGGTATATTATCTTAATTCTGATTATACTCTTGACTCCATTTTTCAAATAAATAAAAGGCCTAATTTGCAACGGGTTAATGCTGTTGCAAGGCGAGATTCCTTCTATTATTTTTCATCAGGAAATAATTTGTTGGAGTATAACATGAATTCCGGCACGCAGCGTTGGCTTGGGTTTCAAAACGTTCGTTTCAACAGTATTTCGATGGATAGATGGCGCAATTTATGGGCAGCCTCCGATATAGGTATTTATTATTTAAATCCTAACGACACCATTTCATGGATGAAAGACCAGCATTTCTGGGCACTTAAAATTGACAAAAAAAATAGACTATTTGCTGTTAGCAAAAATGGACTTTACCTAATGGATTTGAACCGGTTTTATCAAACGGGTAAGGCTGTATTTGTCCATTTTGGGGAGGAAGAGGGATTTGCTGGAGCAGGCGATCAGGATGCTTTCTTTTTAGATGATGATAATAAAATGTGGCTTCCCGGTACCTCTAACAATGTTCGTATCGATGCTGATAAACTTAATCTGGAGCCTGAAAGATTAGGGACAGTACTTTCAAGATCAATTGCATATTATGATACTACAAAGATTGATATACGTGATTATGCGGGCAAGAAAATCGATTATTTTTTCAGAGATTTGTCCTTTAACTTTCACACTATTTGTTTCAACTCGCCTTCAAAGGTCAGATATCAATACCGATTAGTTGGTTATGACAGAGAATGGTCGAGGCCAACCGTAGAGAGACAAGTTCGATATACAAATATTCCGCCCGGTGAATATTCCTTTCAAGTGCGAGCTGCTTTATATGGCGATTTTGAGGAAGCCGAAATTACAAAAATTGACTTCGAGATAAACAGTCCGTTTTGGCAAGATTGGTGGTTTAAGATGATTGCATTGTTTATAGTTTTGTCAATTATTTCTCTGATAGCTTACCATCGAATAAAAAAGATACGCAAAACCTTCGAACAAGAACAAAAACTGCGACATCTTGAAATGGAGGTATTGCAAATGCAAATTAGGCCACATTTTATTGGAAACAGTTTGGAGTTAATAAAAGGGTTCATTTTTGAAGGAAATACAAAAAAAAGCATTGATGCAATTAATTCATTCGGAAAACTGATTCGAGATGTAACTCAAAACATAAATCAACCCTATATTACTTTGAAAGAAGAAATTGCAATCATTTCAAATTATTTAGAATTTCAAAAAATTCGATTTAGTGATGGTTTTGAATATTGTTTTGATGTGCCAGATAAATCCGTTTTAACCTCAACTTATATTCCGCCATTGCTTTTACAACCTTTCGTTGAGAACGCTATAATTCACGGTTTTAAAGGGATTAAACATCAGGGGAAAATAGAAATCAAAATAATAAATGATGTAAAATATCTTGTTGTTGAGATAAAAGATAATGGCGTTGGAATTCAGTCCAATAGCCTATTAAAAACCAATGGACACCATAGTGTTGGTGTAGAGAACTCCATAAGTCGATTAAAAATATTCAATCAAAGAATTAATTCTGAAAACCCAATCCAAATTAAGTCTTTAGATCAAGGGACGTTGATTCAACTTAAAATTAATAAAATATGA
- a CDS encoding response regulator transcription factor, translating to MRVLIVENETYAAKNLSAALNEIRPEFQLLKVCETVDEAKASIEKDKPDLVFLDVILDGNTTGIDLIAEMKAINFKVIFTTSFEQYAIAAFRLNAIDYLLKPYSNDDLLNAINKVETMCRGEQKQSLNGLKNYSDLRFKNSTFLTFKGNKGEYIIRRFDEIVYLEADGSYIIIHFKDSKSLTTSQGSLNDYELVLPREYFLRIHQKTIVNLMFVDRYFRGKTFKNKTSNIGSAGYLQLSSGLTLPVSRGYYNSVKESLGF from the coding sequence ATGAGAGTACTTATTGTTGAAAATGAAACGTATGCAGCAAAAAATCTTAGTGCTGCTTTGAATGAAATTAGGCCAGAATTTCAACTATTAAAAGTATGTGAAACCGTAGATGAAGCCAAAGCCAGCATCGAAAAAGATAAGCCTGATTTGGTATTTTTGGATGTGATTTTAGACGGAAACACCACAGGAATAGATTTGATTGCGGAGATGAAAGCCATCAATTTTAAGGTAATTTTTACCACATCTTTTGAGCAATATGCGATTGCTGCATTTCGACTAAATGCCATTGACTATCTGCTAAAACCTTATAGTAATGACGACTTATTGAATGCTATCAATAAAGTGGAAACCATGTGCAGAGGCGAGCAAAAGCAGAGCTTAAATGGGTTAAAAAATTATTCAGACTTACGCTTTAAAAATTCTACTTTTCTAACCTTTAAAGGGAATAAAGGTGAATACATAATTCGGCGTTTTGATGAGATTGTTTATCTTGAAGCAGATGGCTCCTATATTATCATACATTTTAAAGACTCTAAGAGTTTGACAACAAGTCAAGGATCGTTAAATGACTATGAGTTAGTGCTTCCGCGAGAGTACTTTCTTCGAATACATCAAAAAACCATAGTTAATCTGATGTTTGTTGACCGATATTTCAGAGGAAAAACCTTTAAAAATAAGACATCGAATATTGGAAGCGCAGGGTATCTGCAACTAAGCAGCGGACTTACTTTGCCGGTTTCACGAGGATACTATAATTCAGTTAAAGAAAGCTTAGGTTTTTAA